In Marinicella rhabdoformis, a genomic segment contains:
- a CDS encoding DUF3465 domain-containing protein, whose product MKSSFSLGAFLAIIVALYLTLAEAPKPENQVKNYYNQGTSDVQVKVFGRVIKLLPDDNKGSRHQKFIIRSNDLSLLIVHNIDIAERVPVKKGDYVWVYGEYEWNEKGGLIHWTHRDLKASHPDGFISHKKKTYH is encoded by the coding sequence GTGAAATCATCATTCAGTCTGGGTGCGTTCTTGGCCATTATAGTGGCTTTATACCTCACCCTGGCTGAAGCTCCTAAACCTGAAAATCAAGTTAAAAACTACTACAATCAAGGAACTTCTGATGTACAAGTTAAGGTTTTTGGTAGGGTTATTAAATTATTGCCTGATGATAATAAAGGCAGCCGACATCAAAAGTTCATCATTCGAAGTAACGATTTGAGTTTGTTAATTGTTCATAATATAGATATAGCTGAACGGGTTCCTGTTAAAAAAGGTGATTATGTTTGGGTTTACGGTGAATATGAATGGAATGAAAAAGGCGGGTTGATTCATTGGACCCATCGAGATTTAAAAGCCTCACACCCAGACGGTTTTATCTCTCACAAAAAGAAAACTTATCACTGA
- the ybgC gene encoding tol-pal system-associated acyl-CoA thioesterase, which translates to MTAVYTHQFRVYYEDTDAGGVVYHANYLNFFERTRTEWLRSKGLQQSIMCQNENIVLAIRHMDIDFIKPARLDDLLTVSCQPVSYRKASMVIEQTMYCGAQLLATAKVTVASLRADAFKPTRFPKHLIEELKL; encoded by the coding sequence ATGACAGCAGTTTATACTCACCAATTTCGTGTTTATTATGAAGACACCGATGCCGGCGGCGTGGTTTATCATGCCAATTATTTGAACTTTTTCGAACGCACGCGGACAGAATGGTTACGTTCAAAGGGTTTACAACAAAGTATCATGTGTCAAAATGAAAACATTGTATTGGCCATACGCCATATGGACATAGATTTTATTAAACCTGCCAGGTTGGATGATTTACTGACGGTCAGCTGTCAGCCGGTTTCATACCGCAAAGCCAGTATGGTGATAGAACAGACCATGTATTGTGGTGCACAACTATTGGCAACCGCAAAAGTAACGGTGGCCAGCTTACGGGCTGATGCTTTTAAACCAACCCGATTTCCCAAACATTTGATAGAGGAGTTAAAGCTTTGA
- the ruvB gene encoding Holliday junction branch migration DNA helicase RuvB, which produces MDFSDLEDNRLITGTPQDSQEQLIEASIRPQTLKDYLGQKVVKEQMELFISAAKNRSESLDHVLIFGPPGLGKTTMAHVIANEMGVQMRQTSGPVLEKAGDLAALLTNLQPHDVLFIDEIHRLSAVVEEVLYPAMEDFQIDIMIGEGPAARSIKLDLPPFTLVGATTRAGLLTSPLRDRFGIVQRLQFYEADELTQIVARSAKILNIQADIEGCQEVARRSRGTPRIANRLLRRVRDYAEVKGDGVITQEIAAAAMNMLQVDQKGLDEMDRRFLDILTGQFEGGPVGINSLAAAMSEERGTVEDVIEPYLIQQGLVARTSRGRIATRKTWEVMGITPPKVSLNKELFDS; this is translated from the coding sequence ATGGATTTCAGTGACTTAGAAGATAATCGTTTGATTACGGGTACGCCACAAGACAGCCAAGAACAGTTGATTGAGGCCAGCATCAGACCACAGACTTTAAAAGATTATTTGGGTCAAAAGGTGGTTAAGGAGCAGATGGAACTGTTCATTTCTGCAGCTAAAAACAGGTCAGAGTCCTTAGACCATGTGTTGATTTTTGGACCGCCAGGTTTGGGTAAAACCACCATGGCCCATGTGATTGCCAATGAGATGGGTGTTCAAATGCGACAAACATCCGGCCCAGTGTTAGAAAAAGCGGGTGACTTAGCCGCATTGTTAACTAACCTACAACCACATGATGTGTTGTTTATCGACGAAATTCACCGATTATCTGCGGTAGTAGAAGAAGTTTTGTATCCTGCTATGGAAGACTTTCAAATTGATATCATGATTGGTGAAGGACCTGCCGCTCGCTCGATAAAATTGGATTTACCACCTTTTACTTTGGTTGGAGCGACCACCAGAGCCGGTTTGTTGACCTCACCCTTGCGTGATCGGTTTGGCATAGTACAAAGGTTACAATTCTACGAAGCTGATGAATTAACGCAAATTGTTGCACGTTCGGCGAAGATATTGAATATTCAGGCAGATATTGAAGGCTGTCAAGAAGTGGCGAGGCGCTCAAGAGGCACACCCAGGATTGCCAACCGCTTGTTAAGGCGTGTGCGTGATTATGCAGAAGTGAAGGGTGATGGTGTCATCACTCAGGAGATTGCAGCCGCTGCAATGAACATGTTACAAGTTGACCAAAAAGGCTTGGATGAAATGGACAGGCGTTTTTTAGATATTTTAACCGGTCAATTCGAAGGTGGACCAGTGGGTATTAATTCCCTTGCCGCCGCCATGAGTGAAGAACGTGGCACAGTGGAAGATGTGATTGAACCTTATTTGATACAACAGGGCCTGGTGGCCCGCACATCACGTGGGCGCATTGCGACCAGAAAAACCTGGGAAGTGATGGGGATTACACCGCCTAAAGTTTCACTTAACAAAGAATTATTTGACTCATGA
- a CDS encoding fumarylacetoacetate hydrolase family protein: protein MSHKITFDGNLITPSKVVCVGRNYAEHISELGNEIPTEPVIFLKPNSSVSHEIYCHKNGEIHYEAELSFLIIDGRIAGVGFGLDLTKRLIQSKLKSKGLPWERAKAFDHAAVFSEFVKVDGNIADLHLELNINGELRQSGGCDMMLNKPESLLKEISTFMTLEDGDIIMTGTPKGVGVVREGDLFFGVVSDKNDVLLECKWRVSVI from the coding sequence ATGAGTCATAAAATCACCTTTGATGGTAATTTAATCACGCCATCTAAGGTGGTTTGTGTTGGTCGAAATTATGCCGAACACATCAGTGAATTGGGCAACGAAATACCGACTGAACCCGTTATTTTTCTCAAGCCCAATTCATCTGTTTCACATGAGATATATTGCCACAAAAATGGTGAAATTCATTATGAAGCAGAGTTGTCTTTTTTAATTATAGATGGCCGTATAGCGGGCGTGGGTTTTGGCTTAGACTTAACTAAAAGACTGATTCAATCCAAGCTCAAATCAAAAGGTCTGCCTTGGGAACGGGCCAAAGCTTTTGATCACGCTGCGGTGTTCAGTGAATTTGTGAAAGTTGATGGAAACATAGCTGACCTGCACTTAGAACTCAATATCAATGGTGAGTTAAGACAAAGTGGAGGTTGTGACATGATGCTCAATAAACCTGAATCGCTGCTTAAAGAAATCAGTACATTCATGACGCTTGAAGATGGTGACATCATCATGACGGGCACGCCAAAAGGCGTGGGTGTGGTGAGAGAAGGCGATCTGTTTTTCGGAGTTGTTTCCGACAAAAATGATGTTTTGTTAGAGTGTAAGTGGCGAGTGAGCGTAATTTAG
- the ruvC gene encoding crossover junction endodeoxyribonuclease RuvC, which translates to MTEQQYMVRIIGIDPGSRFTGVGIIDTAQQKIQHVHHETIKCGNGDFPDRLRIIFEGVNELIKQFRPNEMAIENVFMAKNAGSALKLGQARGAAICATVVNDIVVHEYAAKAVKQAVVGKGGADKKQVQYMIRLLLNLKENVQEDAADGLAIAICHANNRWAQNRLVSNNTSNWRKF; encoded by the coding sequence TTGACAGAACAACAATACATGGTTCGCATCATTGGCATTGATCCTGGCTCTCGGTTTACCGGTGTGGGTATCATAGACACAGCACAACAAAAGATTCAGCATGTTCACCATGAAACCATCAAATGTGGCAATGGTGACTTCCCAGATCGACTGCGCATTATTTTTGAAGGTGTTAATGAACTGATAAAGCAATTCAGACCCAATGAAATGGCGATTGAAAATGTGTTTATGGCTAAAAATGCAGGTTCTGCTTTGAAGTTAGGACAAGCACGTGGTGCTGCCATTTGTGCCACTGTGGTGAATGATATTGTGGTACATGAATATGCCGCAAAAGCCGTTAAACAAGCTGTGGTAGGTAAAGGTGGTGCAGATAAAAAACAAGTACAGTACATGATACGTTTGTTATTGAACTTAAAAGAAAATGTACAGGAAGATGCCGCAGATGGGTTGGCCATTGCCATATGTCATGCCAATAACCGTTGGGCACAAAATAGGCTGGTATCTAATAACACCAGTAATTGGCGAAAATTTTAA
- a CDS encoding cell envelope integrity protein TolA, with amino-acid sequence MFQKEHAIGLFFSIALHVVLVVVVFLSVNPEPVKPPRGISINAEIMNLEDFMKNKPKSKKPVEKKPKPKPVKKQVEKPKPKPKPKPKPKPKPKPKPVEKKPEPKPVVKPKVDPKKRQEKTERQKKLDEIRRKRQELENSTPEPTPESSTEPEKEPDEPTETTQPVGSTQGTNQENTLLTQYIGSIQSAVTRQWARPASTPKGLTCRIKVSQIPGGGVIDVSIGSPCNASTVVKNSIINAVKKADPLPYRGFETVFDRRLHFTFQYQGD; translated from the coding sequence ATGTTTCAAAAAGAACACGCTATTGGACTGTTTTTCTCCATCGCATTACATGTGGTTTTGGTGGTTGTGGTCTTTTTGTCAGTTAACCCTGAACCCGTTAAACCACCCAGAGGCATCAGCATCAATGCTGAAATCATGAATTTAGAAGATTTCATGAAGAATAAGCCGAAAAGCAAGAAACCAGTTGAAAAGAAGCCTAAACCAAAACCAGTTAAAAAACAGGTGGAAAAACCCAAGCCAAAACCCAAGCCAAAACCGAAACCGAAACCCAAGCCAAAGCCTAAACCTGTGGAAAAGAAGCCAGAGCCTAAACCGGTTGTCAAACCCAAAGTGGACCCTAAAAAAAGGCAAGAAAAAACTGAGCGTCAAAAGAAGTTAGATGAAATCAGAAGGAAACGTCAGGAGCTAGAAAACAGCACGCCTGAACCAACGCCTGAATCATCTACGGAACCAGAAAAAGAACCAGATGAACCAACTGAAACCACACAGCCAGTGGGCAGCACACAAGGGACTAACCAAGAAAACACCTTGTTAACACAATACATTGGTAGCATACAGTCAGCGGTAACTCGCCAGTGGGCCAGGCCCGCGAGCACACCGAAAGGTTTGACCTGTCGAATTAAAGTCAGCCAAATTCCTGGTGGCGGCGTGATTGACGTTTCGATTGGTTCTCCATGTAATGCCAGCACAGTGGTTAAAAATTCTATTATCAATGCAGTTAAAAAAGCCGATCCATTACCCTACCGTGGATTTGAAACGGTTTTTGACCGCAGGTTACATTTTACTTTCCAGTATCAAGGAGATTGA
- a CDS encoding cytochrome b yields MNKYPLSTRIIHWISALIIVSLFVSGWFMVDLDYYSSWYQTLPDLHQIFGLALLFLWLYKILRLFWIKQPKTLETLKPYEKFTATVVKLFFYVLVLVLCSTGYFMSTAGDQHALLGWLTLPSLWLFESEALDMLGNTHRYMAYTIIVLMLLHLLAALKHHFYNKDATLRRMI; encoded by the coding sequence ATGAATAAATACCCTTTAAGCACACGAATCATTCACTGGATTTCCGCTTTAATCATTGTATCACTTTTTGTTTCTGGCTGGTTTATGGTCGATCTAGATTACTACAGCTCTTGGTATCAAACACTTCCAGATTTACACCAAATTTTTGGACTGGCTTTGCTGTTTCTTTGGTTATATAAAATCCTCCGCTTGTTTTGGATTAAACAACCTAAAACTTTAGAAACTCTTAAACCATACGAAAAATTCACAGCAACTGTTGTTAAATTGTTCTTTTATGTTTTGGTTCTTGTTCTGTGTTCTACTGGTTATTTTATGTCCACTGCAGGTGACCAGCATGCTTTATTGGGTTGGCTTACTTTGCCTAGCCTTTGGCTATTTGAATCAGAGGCACTTGATATGTTGGGCAATACACACAGATATATGGCATACACCATTATTGTTTTGATGTTGCTACACTTATTAGCCGCTTTAAAACACCATTTTTATAACAAAGACGCGACCCTACGTCGCATGATTTAA
- the tolQ gene encoding protein TolQ, protein MNESGNFYLEIIMSASMPVKVVMIILILASVWSWLIIFAKGRVLASAQSGGKKFEEHFWSGVDLNRLYDKLAKENNTGMQRIFVSGFKEFQRLKTSTGMVSSIEGVDRSMRVALSREVEKLESQLPILATIGSTSPYIGLFGTVIGIMLSFHALSDVTQATIALVAPGISEALIATAMGLFAAIPAVIFYNRFSDKVERIYAQYDAFKDEFSAILHRQIGQ, encoded by the coding sequence TTGAACGAAAGTGGCAATTTTTATTTAGAAATCATCATGAGTGCTTCTATGCCAGTGAAAGTGGTGATGATCATTTTAATCTTGGCTTCTGTTTGGTCTTGGTTGATTATTTTTGCCAAAGGCCGTGTTTTGGCCAGTGCACAAAGTGGTGGCAAAAAGTTTGAAGAACACTTTTGGTCTGGTGTTGACTTGAATCGCCTTTATGACAAATTAGCCAAAGAAAACAACACCGGTATGCAACGCATTTTTGTTTCAGGCTTCAAAGAATTTCAACGTTTGAAAACATCAACTGGGATGGTCAGTTCGATTGAAGGTGTTGACCGTTCGATGCGTGTGGCCCTCAGTCGTGAAGTAGAAAAACTAGAAAGCCAATTACCTATATTGGCCACCATCGGCTCAACCAGTCCGTATATTGGTTTGTTTGGAACGGTCATTGGTATCATGTTGTCATTCCATGCCTTGTCTGATGTAACACAAGCGACCATTGCATTGGTGGCTCCAGGTATTTCTGAGGCATTGATTGCCACAGCGATGGGTTTGTTTGCTGCCATTCCAGCGGTTATTTTTTATAACCGATTCAGTGATAAAGTCGAACGTATTTATGCACAGTATGATGCATTTAAAGATGAATTTTCTGCTATTTTACACCGTCAAATTGGTCAATAA
- a CDS encoding biopolymer transporter ExbD yields the protein MRRPRKVKAEINVVPYIDVTLVLLIIFMITTPLMNLGVDVNLPESDANTMTIDTEPAVINVTENGDLYLSIGGEYELIDEQSLTKKLAAFVKVNPDLPIMIGADRAVDYGEVYQAMAVAQAAGAKKVGLISDPKPVKN from the coding sequence ATGAGGCGACCGAGAAAAGTCAAAGCAGAAATTAACGTCGTTCCATACATTGATGTGACTTTGGTTTTGTTGATTATCTTTATGATTACCACACCCTTGATGAATTTGGGCGTGGATGTCAACTTACCCGAATCTGATGCCAATACGATGACCATTGATACAGAGCCCGCAGTCATCAATGTGACAGAAAATGGTGATTTATACCTCAGTATCGGTGGTGAGTATGAGTTGATTGATGAGCAATCGTTAACCAAAAAACTGGCCGCTTTTGTCAAAGTAAATCCAGATTTACCTATCATGATTGGTGCGGATCGTGCTGTAGATTATGGTGAGGTATATCAAGCCATGGCAGTGGCACAAGCAGCTGGCGCAAAAAAAGTAGGCTTGATCAGTGATCCTAAGCCCGTAAAAAACTGA
- a CDS encoding pyridoxal phosphate-dependent decarboxylase family protein: MSELYQQAFQYATTFLKESNDLPIQVSDQARSDLKHLDFKLQTEGVDATQVIQELDQWVSPATMKMGSPRFFGFVIGGCYPVSVASNWMGTAWDQNTGLEKTTPAVAALERISGRWMLEMLGLPAQSAVAFVTGATVANFTALAAARNQVFNKAGWDVEADGLIGAPEVHIIISEESHPTVYKSLAMLGFGRNRVTKVPTDDQGRIDMAQFPVVKDNTIVICQAGNINSGAFDPISDICERVESKNAWVHVDGAFGLWAMASDKHRYLGEGIEKADSWATDAHKWLNVPYDSGLAFVKNEHALKAAMAITASYLPSENATRNPSDYTPELSRRARGIDIYAVLRHLGKSGVEELIDRCCACAKRFADHFTTAGFEVMNDVLLNQVVVCFGSEELNLQVMDAIQKEGTCWAGQTIWKDRLAMRISISNWQTDFKAVDDSLVVIDELINNLVK, encoded by the coding sequence ATGTCTGAGCTTTACCAACAAGCGTTTCAATACGCCACCACATTCCTCAAAGAGTCCAATGATTTACCCATTCAAGTTTCAGATCAAGCACGCAGTGATTTAAAACACTTGGATTTTAAGCTACAAACCGAAGGCGTTGATGCAACGCAAGTGATTCAAGAACTGGATCAATGGGTGTCGCCAGCAACAATGAAAATGGGCTCGCCACGGTTCTTCGGTTTTGTTATTGGTGGCTGTTACCCTGTCAGTGTGGCGTCGAACTGGATGGGCACGGCTTGGGATCAGAACACCGGACTTGAGAAAACCACACCGGCTGTAGCCGCATTGGAACGTATTTCGGGGCGTTGGATGTTGGAGATGCTGGGTTTACCTGCCCAATCGGCTGTGGCTTTTGTAACCGGTGCAACGGTGGCGAATTTCACGGCATTGGCGGCAGCCAGGAACCAGGTGTTCAACAAGGCGGGTTGGGATGTTGAGGCCGATGGTTTGATTGGCGCACCTGAAGTACATATCATCATCAGTGAAGAATCTCATCCCACGGTATATAAATCATTGGCCATGCTGGGTTTTGGCCGCAATCGCGTAACCAAAGTGCCAACAGATGATCAGGGGCGCATAGACATGGCACAGTTTCCTGTTGTAAAAGACAACACCATTGTTATTTGTCAAGCCGGCAACATCAATTCAGGCGCTTTTGACCCGATTAGTGACATTTGTGAACGTGTGGAAAGCAAGAATGCTTGGGTTCATGTGGATGGCGCGTTTGGCTTGTGGGCGATGGCCTCAGATAAACACCGCTATTTAGGTGAAGGCATTGAAAAAGCCGACTCTTGGGCTACTGATGCACACAAGTGGTTGAACGTGCCTTATGACTCAGGCTTGGCCTTTGTCAAAAACGAACACGCTTTGAAAGCCGCCATGGCCATCACGGCATCTTATTTACCGTCTGAAAATGCGACACGTAATCCGTCTGATTACACACCAGAACTGTCACGGCGCGCACGCGGGATTGACATATATGCGGTGCTTCGCCACTTGGGAAAGTCGGGTGTCGAAGAATTGATCGATCGTTGTTGTGCTTGTGCCAAACGATTTGCAGACCATTTCACAACAGCTGGTTTTGAGGTGATGAATGATGTGTTACTGAATCAAGTGGTGGTGTGTTTCGGTTCAGAAGAGCTGAACTTGCAAGTCATGGATGCGATACAAAAAGAAGGTACTTGTTGGGCAGGACAAACCATCTGGAAAGACCGTTTGGCGATGCGCATCAGTATCAGCAATTGGCAAACAGATTTTAAGGCGGTGGATGACAGCTTGGTGGTGATTGATGAGCTCATCAACAACTTAGTTAAATAG
- the ruvA gene encoding Holliday junction branch migration protein RuvA encodes MIGRLNGTLVHTEIPAHLIVDVNGVGYEVEVPSSVFSELPELKQTVTLVIHHLVREDASILYGFRSYPQRQLFRALLKVNGIGAKSALAVLSTMSSAEFSQVIQEQNVTAICKVPGIGKKTAQRLIIEMRDKVDVDAITAADPTAKPQASQFGKNTEAESALQALGFKPQEASMMVKKVATDEMSVEDIIRTCLQLRGQG; translated from the coding sequence TTGATAGGAAGATTAAACGGTACATTGGTTCATACAGAAATACCTGCACATTTGATTGTCGATGTTAATGGTGTCGGTTACGAAGTGGAAGTGCCCAGCAGTGTGTTTTCAGAATTACCGGAATTAAAGCAAACGGTTACTTTGGTTATTCATCATTTGGTAAGGGAAGATGCTTCTATTTTGTATGGCTTCAGAAGCTATCCACAAAGACAATTATTCAGGGCGCTATTGAAGGTAAATGGAATAGGAGCTAAGTCAGCTTTGGCAGTCTTGTCCACCATGAGTTCGGCGGAGTTTTCTCAAGTGATTCAAGAACAAAATGTGACAGCCATCTGTAAAGTGCCAGGTATTGGTAAGAAAACGGCGCAAAGGTTGATCATTGAAATGAGGGATAAGGTGGATGTCGATGCGATCACGGCAGCAGATCCTACAGCGAAGCCTCAAGCCAGCCAATTTGGTAAAAATACAGAAGCAGAATCTGCATTACAAGCTTTGGGTTTCAAGCCTCAAGAAGCCAGCATGATGGTGAAAAAAGTGGCCACTGATGAGATGTCTGTTGAAGACATTATTCGTACCTGCTTACAACTGAGGGGCCAAGGCTAA
- a CDS encoding YceI family protein, whose product MKIKNLLLGLALSTGIAQADIYNIDTKGAHAFVQFKIQHLGYSWLYGRFDSFSGTFNYDEKNPSASSIEMTVDTSSVNSNHAMRDKHLRSDDFLNVDKFPQASFKSSAFSETENGNGTMLGDLTLNGVTKNIELDVQLIGAGKDPWGGYRRGYEAKGEIKLSDFKIKKSLGPKSETLFLTISVEGIKQK is encoded by the coding sequence ATGAAAATTAAAAACCTATTATTGGGCTTGGCTTTATCAACAGGTATAGCCCAAGCAGATATTTATAACATCGATACCAAAGGTGCTCATGCCTTTGTTCAATTTAAAATACAACATTTAGGCTACAGTTGGTTGTATGGCCGATTTGATTCTTTTTCAGGTACTTTCAATTATGATGAAAAAAACCCGTCTGCTTCATCTATAGAAATGACAGTTGATACTTCCAGTGTCAATTCAAACCATGCGATGCGCGATAAACATTTACGAAGTGATGACTTTTTAAATGTAGACAAATTTCCTCAAGCCTCTTTTAAGTCTTCGGCTTTTTCTGAAACCGAAAATGGCAACGGAACCATGCTGGGTGATTTAACTTTAAATGGTGTGACAAAAAATATTGAATTGGATGTGCAGTTGATTGGCGCTGGTAAAGATCCATGGGGTGGATATCGACGTGGTTATGAAGCCAAAGGTGAAATTAAATTATCTGACTTTAAAATAAAAAAATCTTTAGGTCCAAAATCAGAAACCTTATTTTTAACAATTTCTGTTGAAGGCATCAAACAAAAATAA
- the tolB gene encoding Tol-Pal system beta propeller repeat protein TolB — protein MKKTLITLGFAALGLFQTATAQLNITIDGGNASALPIAVAAFENNGAPLPHTMSEIISNDLARSGQFKPLSQDLLVDRVNADSDINYGTWRLLGADFLSYGDIKHQGNGRIEVRFRLVSVADQKQLLALTLPLDASQTRAGAHYIADRIYEAILGVPGVFSTKLTYVTAVKNADGFQYQLIVADADGYAPQALVTSKEPLLSPAWSHDGQRIAYVSFEQGNSSIFVQNLSTGARTMMTNFDGINGAPKFSPDGKQLAITLSKSGNPEIYTINLFDKKLKQITQHWAIDTEPEWSPDGRSIFFTSDRGGKPQIYQTDIASGKTSRVTFEGAYNARASLSPDGKYIALVHGNNNQYNISLYHRPSATIQRLSTGVLDESPSFAPNGSMVLYATKTPAGKGLLKAVSIDGQTTNDLVLSNGHVREPSWSPLLK, from the coding sequence ATGAAAAAAACACTCATCACTTTGGGCTTTGCAGCCTTGGGTTTATTTCAAACAGCCACAGCACAGCTGAACATCACCATTGATGGTGGCAATGCGAGTGCTTTACCGATTGCTGTTGCTGCCTTTGAAAACAACGGTGCACCATTACCCCACACCATGAGCGAAATCATCAGCAATGATTTGGCACGTTCAGGTCAATTCAAACCCTTGTCACAAGACTTATTGGTTGACCGTGTCAATGCCGATTCAGACATCAATTACGGCACATGGCGTTTATTAGGTGCTGACTTTTTGTCTTATGGCGACATCAAACACCAAGGAAATGGCCGCATCGAAGTGCGTTTTCGATTGGTATCTGTAGCAGATCAAAAACAACTTCTGGCACTGACTTTACCATTGGATGCCAGCCAAACAAGGGCAGGGGCGCATTACATTGCTGACCGCATATATGAAGCCATATTAGGTGTTCCTGGCGTGTTTTCTACCAAATTAACTTATGTGACTGCTGTGAAAAATGCAGATGGCTTTCAGTACCAACTGATTGTCGCTGATGCCGATGGTTATGCACCACAAGCGTTGGTGACCTCGAAAGAGCCATTACTCTCTCCTGCATGGTCACATGACGGTCAGCGCATAGCCTATGTGTCATTTGAACAAGGCAATTCTTCAATCTTTGTTCAAAACCTCAGCACAGGTGCCCGCACCATGATGACCAACTTTGATGGCATCAATGGCGCTCCCAAATTCTCACCAGACGGTAAACAATTGGCCATCACTTTATCCAAATCGGGTAACCCAGAAATTTATACCATCAACTTGTTCGATAAAAAGTTGAAACAAATCACTCAACATTGGGCGATTGATACAGAACCTGAATGGTCACCTGACGGGCGCTCCATCTTTTTTACATCTGACCGTGGTGGTAAACCGCAAATTTACCAAACAGACATAGCCTCTGGAAAAACCAGTCGCGTGACTTTTGAAGGTGCCTACAATGCACGTGCCAGTCTGTCACCAGATGGTAAATACATTGCCCTGGTACACGGTAACAACAACCAATACAACATCTCGCTTTACCACAGACCCTCAGCGACGATACAAAGATTAAGCACTGGCGTGTTAGACGAATCACCCAGTTTCGCACCCAACGGTTCTATGGTGCTCTACGCCACCAAAACACCGGCTGGTAAAGGCTTGCTCAAAGCGGTATCAATCGATGGCCAAACCACCAATGACTTGGTGCTCAGCAATGGCCACGTGCGTGAACCCAGTTGGTCACCTTTGTTGAAATAA
- the xth gene encoding exodeoxyribonuclease III, which yields MKIASWNVNSLKVRLEHVLQWLDTEQPDVLALQETKMTDDVFPHQALTDAGWHVVFAGQKTYNGVAIIANEPPQDVITDIPDLDDPQRRIIAATVNDVRVINLYVVNGSAPGTQKFAYKMHWLDKVTAFIEQQQSEYEDVVVLGDFNIAPDDRDVHDPIKWKDKILCTKEERGALNQILDLGFQDSFRLLHDDAGFFSWWDYRMNGFVRGLGLRIDLILCTDEMSEAVTASYIDLEPRKWERPSDHTPVVSEFDW from the coding sequence ATGAAGATTGCCTCTTGGAATGTTAACTCTCTTAAAGTTCGTTTAGAACATGTTTTACAATGGTTGGATACTGAGCAACCTGATGTTTTGGCGTTACAAGAAACTAAAATGACCGACGATGTTTTTCCTCATCAAGCATTAACAGATGCAGGTTGGCATGTGGTGTTTGCAGGGCAAAAAACCTACAATGGTGTAGCCATCATTGCCAACGAACCACCCCAGGATGTCATCACTGATATTCCTGATTTAGATGATCCTCAACGCAGAATAATTGCCGCAACTGTTAATGATGTCCGTGTCATTAATTTATATGTGGTCAATGGTTCAGCACCAGGAACACAAAAATTTGCATACAAGATGCATTGGCTTGATAAAGTCACTGCTTTTATCGAGCAACAACAATCTGAATATGAGGATGTCGTGGTTTTAGGTGATTTTAATATTGCACCTGATGACCGAGATGTACATGACCCAATCAAATGGAAAGACAAAATACTTTGTACTAAAGAAGAACGTGGCGCCTTGAATCAAATTTTAGACTTGGGCTTTCAAGACAGTTTCCGGCTTTTGCACGACGATGCTGGTTTTTTCAGCTGGTGGGACTACCGCATGAACGGTTTTGTAAGAGGTTTGGGTTTACGAATTGATTTGATACTTTGTACTGATGAGATGTCAGAAGCTGTCACCGCATCGTATATAGATTTAGAACCGAGAAAATGGGAACGTCCTTCCGACCATACCCCTGTGGTTTCTGAATTTGATTGGTGA